The Shewanella zhangzhouensis genome has a window encoding:
- a CDS encoding putative bifunctional diguanylate cyclase/phosphodiesterase, translating to MVYLIAFLAACLCLLVWLWYRQSRRSELFLHSLTQELLSKGEQRQPLMLTDIPESFSALVQAIQHVLLHTPLHTTKDKLTGLPNRVGFKRAITHAMPLTSGTLVLIDLYRFRYVNDLFGFAFGDTLLQLFADRLRLMPKKPRQMARMNGDEFLLYFDTCLDAKGLLEIKQLLQQPFSIQDTPVSVRLQMGYVQLAEHHADVSQMLRRADLALKRARSDKDMLAAYQQDDDISQRRELFIINNLPKALAHNQLYLVYQPKESLHHGGCEQVEALIRWEHPELGLISPAEFIPLAEYAGMIDLVSAWALEQVLMQQVRWRAEGIHIRVAVNLSVEDMQEGNLPSMVEAALARYHLPGEVLALEITESTLMSNLARATDNIVKLRGMGVKVAIDDFGTGHSSLAYLKDLPADEVKIDRAFLDGIMEQERARNIMTTSIQLAKRLGFEVTVEGVESDALRKMLAAMGADNIQGQYFARPMRALELEMDLRRLGIARRA from the coding sequence ATGGTTTATCTGATTGCCTTCCTGGCTGCCTGCCTCTGCTTGCTGGTTTGGCTTTGGTATCGTCAGTCACGCCGTTCAGAGCTGTTTCTTCATAGTCTTACCCAGGAGTTGCTCAGTAAAGGAGAGCAGCGCCAGCCTCTGATGCTGACCGATATCCCCGAGTCTTTTTCAGCCCTGGTTCAGGCCATTCAGCATGTATTGCTGCATACCCCTTTGCACACCACCAAGGACAAGCTTACCGGCTTGCCCAATCGGGTTGGTTTCAAACGGGCCATTACCCACGCCATGCCGCTCACATCGGGCACCCTGGTATTAATCGATCTCTATCGTTTCCGCTACGTTAATGACCTCTTCGGTTTCGCCTTTGGCGATACCCTGCTGCAATTATTCGCCGACCGTTTACGTTTGATGCCGAAAAAGCCCCGTCAGATGGCGCGCATGAATGGTGATGAATTTTTGCTCTACTTCGATACCTGCCTGGATGCCAAGGGGCTGCTTGAAATCAAGCAACTGTTGCAGCAGCCTTTCAGCATTCAGGACACCCCCGTCTCGGTCAGACTACAAATGGGGTATGTACAACTGGCTGAGCACCATGCCGATGTCAGCCAAATGCTCAGGCGCGCCGATTTGGCACTGAAACGCGCCCGCAGCGACAAAGATATGTTGGCGGCTTATCAACAGGATGATGATATCAGTCAGCGCCGTGAACTATTTATCATCAATAACTTGCCCAAGGCGTTGGCGCACAATCAACTGTATCTGGTATACCAGCCCAAAGAATCGCTGCACCATGGCGGCTGTGAGCAGGTTGAGGCGCTTATCCGTTGGGAGCACCCAGAGCTGGGACTGATTTCTCCCGCAGAGTTTATTCCGCTGGCGGAATATGCGGGAATGATAGATTTGGTTAGTGCCTGGGCGCTGGAGCAAGTGCTGATGCAGCAGGTGCGCTGGCGCGCCGAAGGCATACATATTCGGGTGGCGGTGAATCTGTCGGTGGAGGATATGCAGGAAGGCAATCTGCCATCGATGGTGGAGGCGGCTCTGGCCCGTTACCATCTGCCCGGCGAGGTGCTGGCGCTGGAAATCACTGAAAGTACCCTGATGTCCAATTTGGCCCGCGCCACAGACAATATCGTCAAGCTGAGGGGCATGGGCGTAAAAGTTGCTATCGATGACTTTGGCACAGGTCACTCATCATTGGCCTACCTCAAAGATTTGCCTGCCGATGAGGTGAAAATCGACCGGGCGTTCCTCGATGGGATCATGGAACAGGAACGCGCCCGCAATATCATGACCACCAGTATCCAGCTGGCCAAGCGCCTTGGTTTTGAGGTCACTGTCGAAGGCGTGGAGTCGGACGCCCTGCGCAAGATGTTGGCCGCCATGGGGGCCGATAATATTCAGGGGCAGTATTTCGCCAGACCGATGCGGGCGTTGGAGTTGGAAATGGATCTGCGGCGTCTGGGCATCGCCAGACGCGCCTGA